From the genome of Lentimonas sp. CC4, one region includes:
- a CDS encoding glycoside hydrolase family 30 beta sandwich domain-containing protein: MNPLFAVGAALASTFTVSVFAELETVLLNAPFSGSTTGPVSEAQLNASTTGGTWSVVTPAESEILGSDFEAPGLLAGWDFTNGAKPSHTSDGLSGSFDLSNNTDNGSKDGTWGSLSTAPLPNTSGLNCNKITLTASIDVTLTVPTDYLVELSTLNFDWLDAYNSRNGLTVTYLSGDLTGVTNGTVLYSVSSPADKANDVDVDLTAVLSDVTLASDEQITLRFALSGGSTSANFLDNVAVFGRFMALNDRALSARTGPFDLRLNLDEPWINDEKTTLNLSVKLAALDHNNGEILSISGLDSSSNTLFTVTYDNSRAMGALDSEGTFFPAGTGWNDKVKDVDAFDPDDLRTVIVELKSSGLNLHVDGSANELSDFPYHIADPANLATLVITGESNTEAFIDDILLVSEMAVAETGPLSDVSGLWVTDPDGVQIVERKADVAFQQGAGSNSLYVDIDTTERYQPIDGFGASMTDASAILIYNSPHRDEIMDQLFNPDTGIGMALVRFPMGACDFSDHVWSYEDTQGSFNIDYDLTMRIPLLKQALEMNPQLKLMGSPWSAPAWMKSNGSMRHGSLKPEFVDDYAQYFVNFVKAYEAQGLPIWAITVQNEPQHGNNQYPTMKMTPAEHIALTKAIGAAFAANNISTKIIVFDHNYNIGEDYVNEVYADQEAYDYAAGSAWHQYGGDASSMGNIRRDYPEKGLYFTERTGEKRPFSDNMHYFFNDIFFNALYNGARCVLTWNIAVDENGGPNLPSVTWNTAAGLIDYDTTDDSWTLYPEYAAIGHYGRFVRPGAIRIDAAPSNKNLQTLAFKNTDGTIAVIVYNNTGDEATFDLKIGDKHLTSTLARRNAATFLFHELDDLDGNGLSDRWELKYFNDWGIDPEADSDGDGADNGSEYKAGTDPTDPNNKLSISLIGTPKEGKIKVTPASRSDFRSWHRNQHRLGQMDTLRRLRGFQHLHLRGV; this comes from the coding sequence ATGAATCCCTTATTCGCAGTAGGCGCCGCATTAGCATCCACTTTCACGGTCAGTGTGTTTGCCGAGCTGGAGACGGTGCTGCTGAATGCACCCTTCTCGGGCTCAACCACCGGCCCGGTTAGCGAAGCTCAGCTAAACGCAAGCACGACCGGCGGCACCTGGTCAGTGGTCACGCCCGCTGAGTCGGAAATTCTGGGTTCGGATTTCGAGGCTCCCGGCCTGCTGGCCGGTTGGGACTTTACCAATGGTGCCAAGCCCTCCCATACCAGCGATGGGCTAAGCGGCAGTTTTGACTTGAGCAACAACACCGATAATGGCTCAAAGGATGGCACCTGGGGATCGCTCTCCACCGCCCCACTGCCGAACACCAGCGGCTTAAACTGTAACAAGATAACCCTGACTGCGAGCATAGATGTCACGCTGACAGTGCCCACCGACTATTTGGTTGAACTCAGCACGCTGAATTTCGACTGGCTCGATGCATACAACTCAAGAAACGGGCTGACGGTCACTTACCTTTCAGGGGATCTCACAGGCGTAACAAACGGAACCGTGTTATACTCCGTCAGTAGTCCTGCCGACAAAGCAAACGATGTAGATGTGGATCTGACCGCGGTGCTATCCGATGTAACACTCGCATCCGATGAGCAAATCACCCTGCGCTTTGCCCTCTCTGGCGGCAGCACCTCGGCTAACTTTCTGGATAACGTGGCAGTGTTTGGCCGCTTCATGGCGCTTAATGACCGCGCTTTGAGTGCCCGAACCGGACCGTTTGATTTACGTCTCAACCTCGATGAACCCTGGATAAATGACGAAAAAACGACCCTAAATCTGAGCGTTAAACTGGCTGCACTGGATCACAACAACGGCGAAATACTCTCCATCAGTGGGCTCGATTCATCCTCTAATACACTCTTCACGGTCACCTATGACAACAGCCGAGCGATGGGCGCACTCGATTCCGAAGGAACCTTTTTTCCCGCAGGGACTGGCTGGAACGATAAGGTAAAGGACGTCGACGCTTTCGATCCCGATGACCTCAGAACCGTGATCGTGGAGCTGAAATCGTCCGGGCTGAATCTGCACGTTGATGGCAGTGCCAATGAACTGAGCGATTTTCCCTATCATATCGCAGATCCTGCTAACCTAGCGACCTTGGTAATTACTGGCGAAAGCAACACCGAAGCGTTTATTGACGATATCCTCTTGGTAAGCGAAATGGCCGTGGCGGAAACCGGCCCACTGTCTGATGTTTCAGGACTTTGGGTAACGGACCCAGACGGCGTGCAGATTGTTGAGCGCAAAGCCGATGTCGCTTTCCAGCAAGGCGCCGGATCCAACAGTCTTTATGTAGATATCGATACAACCGAGCGCTATCAGCCCATCGATGGTTTCGGTGCTTCGATGACGGATGCCTCCGCCATTTTGATTTATAATTCGCCTCACCGCGATGAAATCATGGATCAGCTATTCAATCCCGATACTGGCATCGGTATGGCACTGGTTCGCTTCCCTATGGGCGCATGCGATTTCTCCGACCATGTCTGGTCCTACGAAGATACGCAGGGCTCGTTCAATATCGATTACGACCTCACGATGCGCATCCCACTCCTCAAGCAGGCCTTGGAAATGAATCCTCAGCTCAAATTAATGGGTTCACCTTGGTCAGCCCCAGCCTGGATGAAGAGCAACGGTTCCATGAGACATGGGTCGCTGAAGCCAGAATTCGTGGATGACTACGCCCAATATTTCGTTAATTTTGTTAAGGCTTACGAAGCGCAAGGGCTGCCGATCTGGGCGATTACCGTCCAGAACGAACCCCAGCACGGAAACAACCAATATCCCACCATGAAGATGACGCCTGCCGAGCACATTGCGCTGACCAAGGCGATCGGTGCCGCATTCGCTGCGAACAATATCTCCACAAAAATCATTGTGTTCGACCACAACTACAACATCGGCGAAGACTACGTAAATGAAGTCTATGCTGACCAAGAGGCATATGATTACGCGGCGGGTTCCGCATGGCACCAATACGGTGGAGATGCGAGCTCAATGGGCAACATCAGGCGCGATTACCCCGAAAAAGGCCTCTACTTCACTGAGCGAACCGGCGAGAAAAGGCCGTTCTCGGACAACATGCATTATTTCTTCAACGATATTTTCTTCAATGCGCTGTATAACGGTGCGCGTTGCGTGCTGACATGGAATATCGCCGTCGATGAAAACGGCGGACCAAACCTTCCGAGCGTCACTTGGAATACGGCAGCCGGACTGATCGATTATGACACGACCGATGACTCTTGGACGCTCTATCCGGAATATGCAGCCATCGGACACTACGGGCGCTTTGTCCGTCCTGGAGCCATTCGCATCGATGCGGCACCCTCGAACAAAAACCTGCAGACCCTGGCCTTTAAAAACACAGATGGCACCATCGCAGTGATTGTCTATAACAACACCGGTGATGAAGCGACCTTTGACCTCAAAATTGGGGACAAGCATCTCACCAGCACACTAGCTAGACGCAATGCCGCCACCTTCCTGTTTCATGAACTCGACGACCTCGACGGCAACGGCCTCTCCGACCGCTGGGAGCTGAAGTATTTCAACGACTGGGGCATCGACCCTGAGGCCGACTCCGATGGCGACGGAGCAGATAACGGCTCCGAATATAAAGCCGGAACCGATCCCACCGACCCGAACAACAAATTAAGCATTTCACTCATCGGAACACCGAAAGAAGGAAAAATAAAAGTAACTCCGGCCTCCCGCAGCGACTTCCGCTCTTGGCATCGAAACCAGCACCGACTTGGTCAAATGGACACCTTACGAAGGCTCCGCGGTTTCCAGCACCTCCACCTCCGAGGAGTTTGA
- a CDS encoding beta-galactosidase, which produces MQDIFHLAGGAPRLLHGADYNPEQWQFDEAILEEDFARMREAGVTSLSIGIFSWTLYEPEEGRYEFEWMDRLMDRLAAEGIVAFLATPSASKPMWMSERYPEIRRVARDGLRERSGFRHNHCPSSTLYREKVAALNSRLAERYKGHPALGLWHLGNELQGECFCDHCLNRFREWLEQRYGTLSALHDAWWARFWNHTFTDWQQIDPRDESIDGMQVDWKRFMNVLHVEFLENEIAPLRTHTPDVPVTTNYMRFHPDLDYWRWSKVLDLISNDSYPSYDGGEDMWQQAAATSLIHDLMRGLADGKSWILMESSPSSVNWKEINKLKPAGVHLAESAQVVAHGGDAVHYFQFRKGRGGMEKFHGAIVDHDSGTDTRIFREVAEVGAWLQDQASVVGTVCPRAEVALLHDWESQWALNSSFGIRQPIVTGIEPRDAYHDMLHQHHRGWWESSVATDVIWPDADDFREQLVGRKVVVASSLYMLKPKVAAALIEWAQDGGCLILSHHSGVVDSSNRVHLGGLPGLGIHEAAGAKVEEVDALFQGEMRAIHPTGLLDGLGGDYQVSRAFGLLQLKGASSIVDLTEGLWAGRSIASHGSCGRGEIIILAANFCDDFHRDFSRSVVGRLNLTQAIAEELPRGVHASVREDESRRHLFVINYSSESVSLDLPEGWEQGDAPAGRIELPSFGVRVFGQAKSDAVCCEPEVQASLS; this is translated from the coding sequence ATGCAAGATATTTTTCATTTGGCAGGGGGCGCTCCCCGTTTACTTCATGGAGCGGACTACAATCCGGAGCAGTGGCAATTTGATGAGGCGATCCTCGAAGAGGATTTCGCGCGGATGCGTGAGGCGGGGGTCACGAGCCTGTCGATCGGTATCTTTTCTTGGACACTCTATGAGCCGGAAGAAGGGCGCTATGAGTTTGAGTGGATGGACCGGTTGATGGATCGGTTAGCGGCAGAGGGGATTGTAGCTTTTTTGGCGACTCCATCTGCCAGTAAGCCGATGTGGATGTCGGAGCGCTATCCTGAGATTCGTCGCGTCGCGCGTGATGGTCTCCGCGAGCGTAGTGGCTTCCGTCATAATCATTGCCCCAGCTCGACTCTGTATCGCGAGAAGGTCGCTGCGCTGAACAGTCGTTTAGCGGAGCGCTATAAGGGGCATCCTGCCTTGGGCCTCTGGCATCTAGGCAATGAACTCCAAGGGGAGTGTTTTTGCGACCACTGCTTAAATCGTTTTCGGGAGTGGTTGGAACAGCGCTATGGGACTTTGTCGGCACTACATGATGCGTGGTGGGCGCGGTTTTGGAATCACACGTTCACAGACTGGCAGCAAATCGACCCACGCGATGAGAGCATCGACGGCATGCAGGTCGACTGGAAGCGCTTTATGAACGTGCTCCACGTTGAGTTTCTGGAGAATGAGATCGCGCCTCTGCGCACGCATACCCCGGACGTTCCGGTGACGACTAATTATATGCGCTTTCATCCTGACTTGGATTACTGGCGTTGGTCAAAAGTGTTGGATTTGATCTCGAATGATTCCTATCCATCTTATGATGGGGGTGAAGATATGTGGCAGCAAGCCGCGGCGACTTCTCTGATCCACGATTTGATGCGCGGCCTTGCCGACGGAAAGTCATGGATTTTAATGGAGAGTTCGCCTTCGTCGGTGAATTGGAAAGAGATCAATAAGCTGAAGCCTGCGGGTGTGCACCTCGCCGAATCTGCGCAAGTCGTCGCTCATGGTGGGGATGCGGTCCACTACTTCCAATTTCGAAAAGGGCGTGGCGGCATGGAGAAATTTCATGGTGCCATTGTCGATCATGACAGTGGCACAGACACGCGAATATTCCGTGAAGTCGCTGAGGTGGGCGCATGGTTGCAGGATCAGGCATCTGTCGTGGGCACAGTGTGCCCGCGCGCCGAGGTAGCGCTCCTGCATGATTGGGAGAGTCAATGGGCGTTGAACAGCAGCTTTGGCATACGCCAACCTATCGTGACGGGGATCGAGCCACGTGACGCCTATCATGATATGTTGCATCAGCACCATCGCGGCTGGTGGGAGTCTAGTGTCGCGACGGACGTTATTTGGCCCGATGCGGATGATTTTCGCGAACAGTTGGTTGGCCGCAAGGTCGTGGTTGCATCGTCTCTCTATATGCTAAAGCCGAAAGTGGCTGCGGCGCTGATCGAGTGGGCGCAGGATGGCGGATGTCTTATCCTCAGTCACCATAGTGGTGTGGTTGACTCGTCCAATCGTGTCCATCTCGGAGGTTTGCCAGGTCTTGGTATTCACGAGGCGGCTGGAGCCAAGGTGGAGGAAGTCGATGCTTTATTTCAAGGAGAAATGCGTGCGATCCACCCCACCGGTCTGCTGGATGGCCTCGGCGGTGACTATCAGGTCTCTCGGGCCTTTGGCTTGTTGCAGCTGAAGGGGGCGAGTTCGATCGTCGACCTGACTGAGGGCCTTTGGGCCGGTCGATCGATTGCTTCGCATGGTTCCTGTGGTCGAGGTGAGATCATAATTCTGGCGGCTAACTTTTGTGATGATTTTCACCGGGACTTTTCTCGCAGTGTCGTGGGTCGATTGAATTTAACGCAAGCCATCGCCGAGGAGCTTCCTCGCGGTGTTCACGCAAGCGTTCGCGAAGACGAGAGTCGACGGCATCTCTTTGTCATTAACTATAGTTCAGAAAGCGTTTCACTCGACCTGCCCGAAGGGTGGGAGCAAGGAGACGCGCCTGCTGGGCGGATTGAGTTGCCCTCATTCGGTGTGCGCGTTTTTGGACAAGCGAAGTCTGATGCTGTATGCTGTGAACCAGAGGTCCAAGCGTCGTTATCTTGA
- a CDS encoding glycosyl hydrolase 53 family protein, whose protein sequence is MKSIHTLFDCACIVALGLFGSANHCMATPTAPTSDTSKWISGVDLSGLPEMERMGADYTFKGQAMPMLQIVKAAEFDMVRLRLFLDADGRWGAVNDLPHTLALAKRVDAAGFPILLSVHYSDTWADPGNQHKPKAWEGLDFDSLKLKVREYTRDVVRAFQHEGIDLAVIQLGNEITPGFIWPEGQLKQADKKASWTRFTEMLQAASMGVRDAAPDGGPQRMIHIDRGGNLSTMKWFFEEFKNYEVDYELIGLSHYPFLHNTMEEVRESLTYLNNEVKVPFIIVETAHPHGPIGPDEEKHPTGYSYSPGGQYRYLRDLTHLLSEFPLARGLFYWYPEGIPTQEVPKPWYHGRNALFDSQGAALPGLLAMKHEREVIEHTVNTRAAVETESPKNILLIFPEDLGLQIGPYGDTQIPTPGLDRLAAGGTVFDNAYATSATCSPSRASLFSGQYPHQSGHLGLADYGYSIHPGTLVFPQLLKEAGYTTGLSYKIHVNPESMIRRHFDKMYSFERITKVDRTDTKDWEAHLRYFREFLGERDPAKPFYYQAQTHDTHEPFSRGRFKKAPEGPNYRTVEPGEIRPLDSFGADIPHTKWLNSTLAEYYNSIQRVDALVDGLMTILEEEGLLENTVVIFSADHGPSFARGKLSVNELGVRVPLIIRWPGDTSHTQRLEALVSLVDLAPTFCQIAGVEPPAQFVGQPLQELLFSESSAATWRSTLATEYHSHTTVDWWPMRSIRDSRYKLIENMLFGTEAANFLLRWGRVQTEGESPDKTAGLQAPEGSIARGIYTQTQSPPRYELYDLERDPGETQNLANSPEMQAVLESLKGTLNEWQVATDDPFLDASFLADFTAAQIEKQKEIRAYEVENGTGSFWGKPISKGDWSEWLKKMR, encoded by the coding sequence ATGAAATCGATTCACACCCTGTTTGACTGCGCATGCATCGTAGCGCTCGGCCTGTTTGGCTCCGCTAATCATTGCATGGCGACTCCCACAGCACCTACCAGCGACACATCTAAATGGATATCAGGAGTGGACCTTTCTGGCCTGCCTGAGATGGAACGTATGGGCGCCGACTACACATTCAAAGGGCAAGCAATGCCCATGCTGCAGATTGTCAAGGCTGCGGAATTTGACATGGTTCGCCTGCGTCTCTTTCTCGATGCAGATGGGCGCTGGGGTGCAGTCAACGACCTACCGCACACGCTGGCACTGGCTAAACGAGTCGATGCGGCAGGCTTTCCGATCCTGCTCTCAGTGCACTACTCCGATACTTGGGCCGACCCGGGCAATCAGCATAAGCCAAAAGCCTGGGAAGGCTTGGACTTTGATAGCTTAAAACTGAAGGTTCGCGAATACACCCGAGATGTGGTGCGGGCATTTCAACACGAAGGAATCGACCTAGCGGTGATTCAACTCGGCAATGAAATCACTCCGGGCTTCATCTGGCCGGAAGGTCAACTGAAACAGGCAGACAAAAAGGCCTCCTGGACACGATTCACAGAAATGCTCCAAGCCGCAAGTATGGGTGTGCGCGATGCCGCTCCGGATGGAGGTCCGCAACGAATGATCCACATCGACCGCGGTGGCAACCTGAGCACAATGAAGTGGTTTTTCGAGGAGTTTAAGAATTACGAAGTCGATTACGAACTCATCGGGCTGAGCCATTATCCTTTTTTGCACAATACGATGGAAGAAGTGCGTGAATCGCTCACCTATCTCAACAACGAAGTCAAAGTCCCGTTCATAATCGTCGAGACCGCCCACCCGCACGGCCCAATTGGCCCCGACGAAGAGAAGCATCCCACCGGCTATAGCTATTCACCAGGTGGACAATACCGCTACCTTCGAGACCTGACCCACCTGTTGTCCGAGTTCCCCCTCGCCCGCGGCCTGTTCTATTGGTATCCTGAAGGCATCCCCACCCAAGAAGTGCCAAAGCCCTGGTATCATGGCAGAAACGCACTCTTTGACAGTCAAGGAGCGGCCTTGCCTGGACTACTCGCAATGAAACACGAGCGAGAGGTGATCGAACATACAGTCAACACGCGCGCTGCGGTAGAGACTGAATCGCCCAAAAATATTCTACTTATTTTCCCTGAAGATCTCGGACTGCAGATCGGCCCTTACGGCGACACACAAATCCCGACACCTGGACTCGATCGTCTCGCAGCCGGCGGGACCGTTTTTGACAATGCCTACGCCACCTCAGCCACCTGCAGCCCCTCACGCGCCAGCCTCTTCTCTGGCCAATACCCTCACCAAAGCGGGCACCTCGGTCTGGCGGACTATGGTTACTCAATACACCCAGGCACTCTGGTCTTCCCTCAACTCCTCAAGGAAGCAGGCTACACGACCGGACTGAGCTACAAAATCCACGTCAATCCAGAATCAATGATACGACGCCACTTTGACAAAATGTATAGTTTCGAACGGATCACTAAAGTGGATCGGACAGACACCAAAGACTGGGAAGCCCATCTACGCTACTTTCGTGAATTCCTTGGCGAACGAGACCCTGCTAAGCCATTCTATTATCAGGCACAGACGCATGACACCCATGAACCGTTCTCACGGGGTCGGTTCAAAAAAGCGCCTGAGGGCCCAAACTATCGAACAGTCGAACCCGGCGAGATTCGCCCACTCGACAGTTTCGGAGCTGATATCCCGCACACTAAATGGCTGAATAGCACACTCGCCGAATATTATAATTCAATTCAGCGCGTCGATGCCCTTGTGGACGGATTAATGACGATTTTGGAAGAAGAGGGCCTCCTGGAAAACACGGTGGTCATTTTCTCAGCAGACCACGGACCATCCTTCGCACGGGGAAAACTATCCGTCAATGAATTAGGCGTTCGCGTGCCACTGATTATACGTTGGCCGGGAGACACCAGCCACACTCAACGACTCGAAGCATTAGTCTCGCTCGTGGATCTAGCACCTACGTTTTGTCAGATTGCGGGAGTTGAGCCGCCCGCACAGTTCGTAGGTCAACCGCTGCAAGAACTGCTCTTTTCAGAATCAAGTGCAGCCACTTGGCGCTCGACGCTCGCCACCGAGTATCACTCGCACACAACAGTCGACTGGTGGCCGATGCGATCAATACGAGATAGCCGCTACAAGCTAATCGAAAACATGCTCTTCGGAACGGAAGCAGCCAATTTCCTCCTCCGTTGGGGACGCGTGCAGACAGAAGGCGAATCGCCGGACAAAACCGCAGGACTGCAGGCACCGGAAGGATCCATCGCCCGAGGCATTTATACACAAACGCAAAGCCCACCCCGCTATGAACTCTACGATCTAGAGAGGGATCCCGGTGAAACACAGAACCTGGCCAACTCACCAGAGATGCAGGCCGTCCTCGAAAGCTTGAAAGGAACGCTGAACGAGTGGCAGGTCGCCACCGATGACCCTTTCCTCGACGCTTCGTTTCTGGCCGACTTCACCGCCGCACAAATCGAAAAACAAAAAGAGATCCGAGCCTATGAAGTCGAGAACGGCACAGGCAGTTTCTGGGGAAAGCCAATTTCCAAAGGGGATTGGTCCGAGTGGCTAAAGAAGATGCGATAG
- a CDS encoding prepilin-type N-terminal cleavage/methylation domain-containing protein, whose product MHTSSSPHHSSKGSIDEASSLARDNDQQRCAIRRRAFTLIELLTVIAIIGILAAILIPAIVKVREKAAVAKNTSNLRQLGSAVQLYAMEHQHYPPASSPTYESKMGYGGKRWPDLIANQLAQYPSDLFMSPTLDSELLPDVDWQPTNYAGNPRIFARGEGTKMNQVAQVQRSSAILLGDVTTKAPQKEHKNGHADFSLSFDPSDRSTWSQNAGFETSSGTGQPDFRNDGKAAFVFVDGHVELLATEELLRKHFAID is encoded by the coding sequence ATGCATACATCATCTTCCCCCCACCACTCTAGTAAAGGTTCAATCGACGAGGCATCCTCACTGGCGCGAGACAACGATCAACAAAGATGCGCAATTCGCCGACGTGCTTTCACTCTAATCGAATTGCTAACAGTCATCGCCATCATCGGGATACTAGCCGCCATCCTCATTCCAGCTATAGTTAAAGTGCGCGAAAAGGCTGCCGTAGCGAAAAACACATCCAATCTACGCCAGTTGGGCTCAGCCGTTCAGTTGTATGCAATGGAACACCAGCACTACCCGCCAGCTAGCAGCCCCACTTACGAATCGAAAATGGGGTATGGCGGAAAGCGCTGGCCAGACTTAATCGCCAATCAACTGGCTCAATATCCCAGCGATTTGTTCATGTCGCCAACCTTAGATTCAGAGCTGTTGCCAGATGTGGACTGGCAGCCGACCAACTATGCAGGTAACCCTAGAATCTTTGCGCGAGGCGAAGGCACAAAAATGAACCAGGTGGCTCAGGTGCAACGCAGTAGCGCGATTTTACTCGGTGATGTAACTACCAAGGCTCCTCAGAAAGAGCACAAAAACGGGCACGCGGACTTCAGCTTATCCTTCGATCCAAGCGACCGCAGCACCTGGAGCCAAAACGCCGGCTTCGAGACTTCATCAGGAACAGGCCAACCCGATTTCCGAAACGATGGAAAGGCCGCATTTGTCTTCGTGGACGGTCATGTGGAATTACTTGCGACTGAGGAGTTACTACGCAAGCACTTCGCAATCGATTAG
- a CDS encoding glycoside hydrolase, giving the protein MNRSHLPKEILCLALVSCGALTGALHAGNEAVTEPLKWFHEELKENGRLDHAWMGNSSGASIESPQKKGGLRGVTISRTEFFEGSASLQFHVTKSTPDEWAFAAITNGDPIKGTEATSWKEVDAGKDISTYSHFTFYLKGQGDARIEMKDIGDQGSFKVRLSDYGTFDPDNWNKFSIPLKDMGLDLSLIDVTKLKNINILAEQDAPAGAGEWTFYMDNLSFEALGEPILPMLDLPKYAGPAISGVKGVAYVTKIWDGNGKDKTLGEQWGDEKLYDQNQDQGRVLLKQWQLPAPSKDSQNTLKLTLYPDEVKQAVWGLGASMTDSSAYVLNELKKKNRPLYDYTMKQLFSLEEGGAGFNVIRLVVGASDYTVSDSFYTYCDEKSEDLSKFSIDRDKAYLIPVLKDALAINPDITFFASPWSAPGWMKRNEDINGISAEEKAAGAQNRLKPEYIGTFARYLTKFVQGYAEEGVHIKAVTLQNEPQFDAAHYPCMRVTQEDYVALVQAFGEATQEAGVDTKVLLHDHNWILHQNDTKVIGGDKKIDPLTLVKSLESMKALGPYILGSAWHCYSGSFADMQNVYQSLREEFTDTAIVTSEATAWKRDRSFKWNDDLFWGLYNNWYGTFKYGGTAALQWNLVLDHNYGPTPRKDSQAYGIVTVNTDTYQESKMEREFYGMGHISKAIGGGGNLIESILHEGGKPSAQLRTLAFKRTDGSLGLFVINKSPKSNAKLTIEYRNLTFDVIIPKYSLATYEWSELK; this is encoded by the coding sequence ATGAACCGATCCCATCTCCCCAAAGAAATCCTATGCCTTGCATTAGTTAGTTGCGGTGCGCTTACTGGCGCATTGCATGCGGGCAATGAAGCCGTCACAGAACCGCTGAAATGGTTCCATGAAGAGTTGAAAGAGAATGGCAGGCTCGACCATGCTTGGATGGGAAATTCGAGCGGGGCGAGTATCGAAAGTCCTCAGAAGAAAGGTGGCTTGCGGGGTGTGACTATCAGCCGCACTGAGTTCTTTGAGGGCAGTGCCAGCCTGCAATTTCACGTGACTAAATCAACGCCAGATGAATGGGCCTTCGCTGCGATTACCAATGGGGATCCAATTAAGGGCACAGAGGCGACCTCATGGAAAGAGGTCGACGCTGGAAAAGATATTTCCACCTACAGCCACTTTACTTTTTATCTCAAGGGGCAAGGGGATGCTCGTATCGAGATGAAGGATATAGGTGACCAAGGCTCATTCAAAGTTCGACTGTCAGATTATGGCACCTTCGATCCGGATAATTGGAACAAGTTTTCGATTCCTCTTAAAGACATGGGCCTCGATCTGAGTCTGATTGATGTCACGAAGCTCAAAAATATCAACATCTTGGCTGAGCAAGATGCGCCTGCTGGAGCGGGCGAGTGGACCTTTTATATGGATAACCTGAGCTTCGAGGCTTTGGGGGAACCTATCCTGCCAATGTTAGATCTGCCGAAATATGCGGGGCCTGCGATCTCCGGAGTGAAGGGCGTGGCATATGTGACGAAAATTTGGGATGGAAATGGCAAAGATAAGACACTGGGTGAGCAATGGGGCGATGAGAAGCTCTATGATCAGAACCAGGACCAAGGTAGAGTGCTATTGAAGCAGTGGCAGCTGCCTGCGCCTTCGAAGGATTCGCAGAACACGCTTAAACTGACTCTCTACCCCGATGAAGTGAAGCAGGCAGTATGGGGGCTGGGCGCATCAATGACTGACTCCAGTGCATATGTCCTGAATGAGCTGAAGAAGAAGAATCGTCCACTCTACGATTACACTATGAAGCAGCTGTTCTCACTCGAAGAGGGCGGAGCCGGGTTCAACGTGATCCGCCTCGTCGTCGGGGCGTCGGACTATACTGTCAGTGACAGCTTTTACACCTATTGTGACGAAAAGTCCGAAGATTTGTCGAAGTTCAGCATTGATCGGGACAAAGCCTATTTAATTCCGGTGCTTAAAGACGCGCTTGCGATCAATCCTGATATCACTTTTTTTGCTAGCCCTTGGAGTGCGCCTGGTTGGATGAAGCGCAACGAGGACATCAATGGGATCTCAGCTGAGGAGAAAGCGGCTGGTGCCCAAAATCGTTTGAAGCCAGAATACATTGGAACCTTCGCCCGATATCTCACCAAATTTGTGCAAGGATACGCAGAAGAGGGTGTTCACATCAAGGCGGTCACTCTGCAAAATGAGCCGCAGTTTGATGCAGCGCACTACCCCTGCATGCGAGTCACTCAAGAAGACTATGTTGCGTTGGTCCAAGCGTTTGGTGAGGCGACTCAGGAAGCTGGTGTCGACACCAAGGTCTTACTGCATGACCATAACTGGATATTGCACCAGAATGACACGAAGGTCATCGGTGGGGATAAGAAGATCGATCCTCTGACTTTAGTTAAAAGCTTAGAATCGATGAAAGCCCTAGGGCCGTATATCCTTGGCAGTGCCTGGCACTGCTATTCAGGATCGTTTGCTGATATGCAGAACGTGTATCAATCCCTAAGGGAAGAATTTACAGACACTGCCATCGTGACCTCGGAAGCGACTGCTTGGAAAAGAGATCGCTCATTCAAATGGAATGATGATCTCTTTTGGGGACTTTATAATAACTGGTATGGCACTTTCAAATACGGCGGCACTGCAGCGCTGCAGTGGAACCTGGTGCTCGACCATAACTACGGGCCGACACCAAGAAAGGATTCTCAAGCTTACGGTATCGTGACAGTCAACACGGATACGTATCAGGAGTCCAAGATGGAACGCGAATTCTACGGTATGGGTCACATTTCCAAAGCCATCGGCGGTGGCGGAAATCTCATCGAGAGCATTCTGCATGAGGGGGGCAAGCCAAGTGCACAGCTCAGAACCTTAGCGTTTAAGCGGACGGATGGGAGCCTCGGTTTATTTGTGATCAACAAGTCCCCGAAGTCGAATGCGAAGCTGACAATCGAATACCGAAATCTCACATTCGACGTCATCATTCCAAAATACTCTCTGGCGACATACGAGTGGTCGGAGTTGAAGTAA